The following proteins are encoded in a genomic region of Hyla sarda isolate aHylSar1 chromosome 3, aHylSar1.hap1, whole genome shotgun sequence:
- the PHF10 gene encoding PHD finger protein 10 isoform X6 gives MAAVMSPARPPCDSDPATPAAPSLKEDNSNDGRDLEEYSNDGSQPPKRRRTASGESSPSCENSNQDFGGCTWLSASTTSKSALNRLIVKSSYFPAENLVEYKWPSDETGEYYMLQEQVSEYLGVTSFKRKYPDFERRDLSHKEKLYLRELNVITETQCTLGLTALRSDEVIDLMIKEYPTKHAEYSVILQEKERQRITDHYKEYSITTEEIQNEVCDQDETGKQQQQQNTQKVEASKVPEYIKKAARKAAEFNSNLNRERMEERRAYFDLQTHVIQVPQGKYKILPTEITKVSPYPVSLIPGQFQEYYKRYSPNELRYLPLNTALYEPPLDPLDPELLALDSDGDSDEIDEGREKKKPKSSVRQDSSSGNVSDGDNVQDIQEESFQGKPKAKEKSTPKKEGTKRSVLSKSTGYKVEEKSP, from the exons GAAGATAATTCAAATGATGGTCGAGATCTGGAAGAATATTCCAATGATGGAAGTCAGCCCCCCAAAAGAAGACGTACGGCTTCTGGAGAAAGCTCGCCAAGTTGTGAAAATTCTAACCAAGATTTTGG GGGATGTACCTGGCTATCTGCAAGTACCACTAGCAAATCAGCGTTGAATAGATTGATAGTCAA atCCAGCTATTTCCCTGCAGAAAATCTAGTTGAATACAAATGGCCATCAGATGAAACAGGGGAGTACTACATGTTACAAGAGCAAGTCAGTGAATATTTGGGTGTCACCTCTTTCAAGCGTAAATACCCAG ATTTTGAGCGAAGAGATCTTTCACACAAGGAGAAACTTTACCTGAGAGAGCTAAACGTCATTACAGAAACGCAGTGTACATTAG GTCTGACAGCTTTGAGAAGTGATGAAGTAATTGACCTCATGATAAAAGAGTATCCTACCAAGCATGCAGAGTACTCTGTAATTCTTCAAGAAAAAGAACGCCAGCGCATTACAGATCATTACAAGGAATACTCG ATAACTACTGAAGAGATTCAGAATGAAGTATGTGATCAGGATGAAACAGGGAAA CAACAGCAACAACAGAACACACAAAAGGTGGAAGCGAGTAAAGTACCAGAGTATATCAAAAAAGCTGCAAGGAAAGCCGCAGAGTTTAACAGTAACTTAAATCGTGAACGGATGGAGGAAAGAAGAGCCTATTTTGATTTGCAGACACAT GTAATCCAGGTACCTCAAGGAAAGTACAAGATTCTGCCTACAGAAATTACTAAAGTAAGCCCTTACCCTGTTTCCCTTATACCTGGACAGTTTCAGGAGTATTATAAAAG GTATTCCCCAAATGAGCTCCGGTACTTGCCATTAAACACTGCTCTGTATGAGCCACCGCTAGATCCTCTGGATCCTGAACTGCTGGCACTTGATAGTGACGGAGATTCTGATGAGATTGATGAAGGACGTGAAAAGAAGAAACCCAAATCTTCAGTAAGACAG GACAGTTCATCTGGTAATGTGTCGGATGGTGACAATGTACAGGATATCCAGGAGGAATCATTTCAGGGAAAACCCAAGGCAAAAGAGAAATCAACCCCTAAAAAGGAAGGCACCAAACGTTCTGTACTGTCCAAATCAACTGGGTACAAGGTAGAAGAAAAAAGCCCCTGA
- the PHF10 gene encoding PHD finger protein 10 isoform X7: protein MAAVMSPARPPCDSDPATPAAPSLKEDNSNDGRDLEEYSNDGSQPPKRRRTASGESSPSCENSNQDFGGCTWLSASTTSKSALNRLIVKSSYFPAENLVEYKWPSDETGEYYMLQEQVSEYLGVTSFKRKYPDFERRDLSHKEKLYLRELNVITETQCTLGLTALRSDEVIDLMIKEYPTKHAEYSVILQEKERQRITDHYKEYSQQQQQNTQKVEASKVPEYIKKAARKAAEFNSNLNRERMEERRAYFDLQTHVIQVPQGKYKILPTEITKVSPYPVSLIPGQFQEYYKRYSPNELRYLPLNTALYEPPLDPLDPELLALDSDGDSDEIDEGREKKKPKSSDSSSGNVSDGDNVQDIQEESFQGKPKAKEKSTPKKEGTKRSVLSKSTGYKVEEKSP, encoded by the exons GAAGATAATTCAAATGATGGTCGAGATCTGGAAGAATATTCCAATGATGGAAGTCAGCCCCCCAAAAGAAGACGTACGGCTTCTGGAGAAAGCTCGCCAAGTTGTGAAAATTCTAACCAAGATTTTGG GGGATGTACCTGGCTATCTGCAAGTACCACTAGCAAATCAGCGTTGAATAGATTGATAGTCAA atCCAGCTATTTCCCTGCAGAAAATCTAGTTGAATACAAATGGCCATCAGATGAAACAGGGGAGTACTACATGTTACAAGAGCAAGTCAGTGAATATTTGGGTGTCACCTCTTTCAAGCGTAAATACCCAG ATTTTGAGCGAAGAGATCTTTCACACAAGGAGAAACTTTACCTGAGAGAGCTAAACGTCATTACAGAAACGCAGTGTACATTAG GTCTGACAGCTTTGAGAAGTGATGAAGTAATTGACCTCATGATAAAAGAGTATCCTACCAAGCATGCAGAGTACTCTGTAATTCTTCAAGAAAAAGAACGCCAGCGCATTACAGATCATTACAAGGAATACTCG CAACAGCAACAACAGAACACACAAAAGGTGGAAGCGAGTAAAGTACCAGAGTATATCAAAAAAGCTGCAAGGAAAGCCGCAGAGTTTAACAGTAACTTAAATCGTGAACGGATGGAGGAAAGAAGAGCCTATTTTGATTTGCAGACACAT GTAATCCAGGTACCTCAAGGAAAGTACAAGATTCTGCCTACAGAAATTACTAAAGTAAGCCCTTACCCTGTTTCCCTTATACCTGGACAGTTTCAGGAGTATTATAAAAG GTATTCCCCAAATGAGCTCCGGTACTTGCCATTAAACACTGCTCTGTATGAGCCACCGCTAGATCCTCTGGATCCTGAACTGCTGGCACTTGATAGTGACGGAGATTCTGATGAGATTGATGAAGGACGTGAAAAGAAGAAACCCAAATCTTCA GACAGTTCATCTGGTAATGTGTCGGATGGTGACAATGTACAGGATATCCAGGAGGAATCATTTCAGGGAAAACCCAAGGCAAAAGAGAAATCAACCCCTAAAAAGGAAGGCACCAAACGTTCTGTACTGTCCAAATCAACTGGGTACAAGGTAGAAGAAAAAAGCCCCTGA